The Streptomyces lienomycini sequence CAGTGACCGGAGCCGGGGACGCCGCGCGCGTCGACGTACGACACGATCGAGTACAGGTCGGGCGAGGTCGGCCGGAAGTCCGTGCCGAGCAGGCGCAGCACCCGGTCGATCGGCATCCGGGACAGCCGCCGGTTGGCCTGGAGTTCGGCGCGGACGGCGGCGAGGGCGCTGCGGAAGTCCTGCGCCCGGTCCACCGGGACCTCGATCGGTGCGCCGCCGACGTACCAGCCGACGGACTCCGACCACTGGGAGCGCGAACGGGTGTGGAACGGCACGACCGTGCGGTAGACGGACTCGCCGCCGATCTCGTGGACGATCAGGGCGGTCGCGGCCAGCACACCGACGAGGCTGCCGCCGAAGGGGCGGCAGTACGCCTCGAAGGCGGCGGCGTCCGCCGCGTCCACCAACGGCTCGCGCAGCAACCGCTGTTCGGGCAGCGGTCCGCCCGGCTCCACACCGAGGTCGACGGGGAAGGACGGCAGCCGTCCGTCACAGCGCCGGATGAACTCCCGCCAGCGGGAGACGATGTCGTGGCCGCCGTCGATCCGGTCCGCGTCCGCCCGTTCGGCCTCGCAGAAGTCGACGTAGGAGCCGACCCGCGGCTGCGGCACGGTCCGGCCCGCCGCACCGGCGGCGTACAACTCGCAGACCTCGGCGGGGATGCGGTAGATGGAGTAGGCGTCGACGTTGCTGTGGTCGAAGGCCATGTAGACGCTGACGCCGTCGTCGCGGACGACGGCCGTGTAGATGAGGTTGGGCCAGCGCAGCGCGTCCGCGACCCGGTCGAACCGGTCCTGGAGGTGGCGGGCGAGGTCCGTCGCGTCCGGGAAGTGACCGACGTCCTCGCGGTGCAGGGACACGGCGTCCGGAGCGAGTGTGAAGCGCCGCACCTCCTCCCCGTCCGCGCCGCCCCACCGGAAGCCGCTGCGCAGCGTCTCGTGCCGCAGGGTCCAGGCGCGCAGCGCCTCCTGGAGCACGTCGAGGTCGACCGGGCCCGGGATGTCGAAGGCCGCGCCGAGCCAGGTCGGCACGAACAGCCCGTCCTCGCGCACCGACCGGGCGGTGCGGAGGTGCGACTCCTGGATGTACGCGGGCGGCCGCGTGTCCTCGGGCAGCTCCGCCGCGATGTCGAGCGTCCGTGGACTGAGCGTCCACTCGACGAGGCGCCCGGGCCGGATCTCGCAGCGCTGGATGTCGGTCATTCGCACGAGGGGTCTCCGTTCGCAGGTGTAACAGACCCGACCAAGGGAATGCCGTCTCCGCGACCGCGCACCTGGTGTGTCGGCACTGTTCAACGAAACGGATGGCCTCTCGAACGCCGATACGCCCCCGGCTGCGGGAGGGGGGTGTCCTCACAAAGCGCGAACAATCGGGCGTCAACTGTCATCGTGGCGCTCAGTTGAGCGGGCCGAGGACAGTTGACCGCCAAGTGCTCACGGTCGCAGGGACAGAGGGGGTCCCGCGCGGCCCGGCGGCCATAATGCGGGGCATGTCGCTTCAGGGGACCGATGCCCACCGGGACGACGCCACGCTGCCGCCGCTGGTCGTACGGGCCGTGGCGGCGGCCCGCGCGCACGGCTTCGCCTTCTCGTGCCGTCCCGAACAGGGCCGCCTGCTCCGGGTACTCGCCGCCGGCGCGGCCCACTCCATCGCCGAGACGGGAACCGGCTGCGGCGTGGGACTGGCCTGGCTCGCCTCCGGCGCACCCCCGGGAACCCGGCTCACCAGCGTCGAACGGGATCCCGAGCGGGCCCGCACCGCCCGCGAG is a genomic window containing:
- a CDS encoding condensation domain-containing protein, which codes for MRMTDIQRCEIRPGRLVEWTLSPRTLDIAAELPEDTRPPAYIQESHLRTARSVREDGLFVPTWLGAAFDIPGPVDLDVLQEALRAWTLRHETLRSGFRWGGADGEEVRRFTLAPDAVSLHREDVGHFPDATDLARHLQDRFDRVADALRWPNLIYTAVVRDDGVSVYMAFDHSNVDAYSIYRIPAEVCELYAAGAAGRTVPQPRVGSYVDFCEAERADADRIDGGHDIVSRWREFIRRCDGRLPSFPVDLGVEPGGPLPEQRLLREPLVDAADAAAFEAYCRPFGGSLVGVLAATALIVHEIGGESVYRTVVPFHTRSRSQWSESVGWYVGGAPIEVPVDRAQDFRSALAAVRAELQANRRLSRMPIDRVLRLLGTDFRPTSPDLYSIVSYVDARGVPGSGHWPDQTAYALLRVSYGDQVCAWVTRLPEGLWFASRYPDTDVAHKNLRLYVERLRDVVTGVARPGQGGSGDLSAV